A window from Armatimonadota bacterium encodes these proteins:
- a CDS encoding YlqD family protein: MAITISRPVVIKAIVTESFKRLYTQELQSALARVEELIAQIDTQIRRTELERQITPQSRAIRQQLELERARQEATRAELQARLREVEGLQLNSEYPQGTVESFTEIRVGDNLFQKLGRTEIVVKDGIVIEVREE, from the coding sequence ATGGCCATCACCATCTCGCGTCCGGTCGTCATCAAGGCTATCGTCACGGAGAGCTTCAAGCGCCTCTACACCCAGGAGCTGCAGTCGGCGCTGGCGCGGGTGGAGGAGCTGATCGCCCAGATCGACACCCAGATCCGGCGCACGGAGCTGGAGCGGCAGATCACTCCCCAGTCCCGGGCCATCCGGCAGCAGCTGGAGCTGGAGCGGGCGCGGCAGGAAGCCACCCGCGCCGAGCTGCAGGCCCGGTTGCGCGAGGTGGAGGGGCTCCAGCTGAACTCGGAGTACCCCCAGGGGACGGTGGAGAGCTTCACCGAGATCCGGGTGGGGGACAACCTCTTCCAGAAGCTGGGACGTACGGAGATCGTGGTCAAGGACGGCATCGTCATCGAGGTGCGGGAGGAGTGA
- the ftsY gene encoding signal recognition particle-docking protein FtsY → MAYEARSWVQRLREGLARTREQLGAGLEALVGRAPGEASISALQEALIRADVGVATAAEVTGRLRQERGLRTPAAVRAALRRILLELLGPAVPLRLDPAPAVVLILGVNGSGKTTTIAKLAHRLQSQGRRVLLAAADTFRAAGIDQLAIWARRVGVDLVAHQPGGDPGAVVFDGLAAMRARGMDVLVVDTAGRLHTRVNLMEELRKLNRIVARDGPPTVERLLVLDASTGQNALSQARLFHQAVEVTGIVLTKLDGTAKGGIVLAVSRELKLPVKFVGIGEGLNDLAPFDPETFVDALLPR, encoded by the coding sequence ATGGCGTACGAAGCGCGCTCGTGGGTGCAACGACTGCGGGAAGGGCTGGCCCGGACGCGGGAGCAGCTGGGCGCGGGCCTGGAGGCGCTGGTGGGCCGCGCCCCTGGCGAGGCCTCCATAAGCGCGCTGCAGGAGGCGCTGATACGCGCCGACGTGGGCGTGGCCACGGCGGCGGAGGTGACCGGACGGCTGCGGCAGGAGCGCGGGCTGCGCACGCCCGCTGCCGTGCGCGCGGCGCTGCGACGCATCCTTCTGGAGTTACTCGGCCCGGCGGTTCCCCTTCGCCTGGATCCCGCCCCCGCGGTCGTCCTGATCCTGGGCGTCAACGGCAGCGGCAAGACCACCACCATCGCCAAGCTGGCGCACCGGCTGCAGAGCCAGGGGCGCCGGGTCCTGCTGGCTGCGGCCGACACCTTTCGCGCCGCGGGGATCGACCAGCTGGCCATCTGGGCGCGCCGCGTGGGGGTGGACCTGGTGGCTCACCAGCCGGGGGGCGATCCCGGTGCCGTGGTTTTCGACGGGCTGGCGGCCATGCGGGCGCGGGGGATGGACGTACTGGTCGTGGACACCGCGGGCCGCCTGCACACCAGGGTCAACCTGATGGAGGAGTTGCGCAAGCTGAACCGGATCGTCGCCCGGGACGGTCCCCCGACGGTGGAGCGGCTGCTGGTGCTGGACGCCTCCACGGGGCAGAATGCCCTGAGCCAGGCCCGGCTCTTTCACCAGGCGGTCGAGGTCACCGGAATCGTCCTGACCAAGCTGGACGGCACGGCGAAAGGGGGCATCGTGCTGGCCGTCAGCCGCGAACTCAAGCTCCCGGTGAAGTTCGTGGGGATTGGGGAGGGCCTGAACGACCTCGCCCCGTTCGACCCCGAGACCTTCGTCGATGCCCTCCTGCCCCGCTAG
- the trmD gene encoding tRNA (guanosine(37)-N1)-methyltransferase TrmD, whose translation MRIDIVTIFPQAFTPLQVGVVGRARERGLLQVYVHDLRDFTTDRHRQVDDVPYGGGPGMVMKVEPFYAAVEAIRRQSGETPRILLPSPQGRLLTQALLAELARAPQVVILCGRYEGVDERVVEGLGAEEVSIGDYVLSGGELPAMVIVEGLARLVPGVVGDQQSVAEESFSAGLLDFPHYTRPPEFRGMRVPQVLLSGHHEAIRRWRRKEQLRRTRSRRPDLLQWAALSEEYRRLLEEIDREEV comes from the coding sequence GTGCGCATCGATATCGTCACCATCTTTCCCCAGGCCTTCACCCCCCTGCAGGTGGGGGTGGTGGGACGGGCGCGGGAGCGGGGTCTGCTGCAGGTCTACGTGCACGACCTGCGGGACTTCACCACGGACCGCCATCGGCAGGTGGACGACGTCCCTTACGGGGGCGGCCCGGGGATGGTAATGAAGGTGGAGCCATTCTACGCGGCGGTGGAGGCTATCCGCCGCCAGAGCGGGGAGACGCCGCGCATCCTCCTGCCGTCGCCCCAGGGGCGGCTGCTGACTCAGGCCCTGCTGGCGGAGCTGGCCCGTGCCCCGCAGGTGGTCATCCTCTGCGGACGCTACGAAGGGGTGGACGAGCGGGTGGTGGAGGGGTTGGGCGCGGAGGAAGTCTCTATCGGCGACTACGTCCTCTCCGGGGGGGAGCTGCCGGCGATGGTCATCGTGGAAGGGCTGGCCCGGCTGGTCCCCGGCGTGGTGGGCGACCAGCAGTCGGTGGCCGAGGAGTCCTTCAGCGCCGGCCTGCTGGACTTCCCTCACTACACCCGCCCCCCGGAGTTCCGCGGCATGCGGGTCCCGCAGGTCCTGCTCTCGGGGCACCACGAGGCGATCCGCCGCTGGCGGCGCAAGGAACAGCTGCGGCGGACGCGGAGCCGCCGTCCCGACCTTCTGCAGTGGGCGGCGCTGTCCGAAGAGTACCGCCGCCTGTTGGAGGAGATCGATCGGGAAGAGGTATAA
- the ffh gene encoding signal recognition particle protein — MFETLQARLGEIFRRLSGRGYLKAEDVDAVLREVRLALLEADVHFAVARDFVASVRQRAVGQEIWKSLSPAQQVVKIVHEELTRLLGGSQRELRFAPRPPSVFMLVGLHGTGKTTTAAKLAHHLKRRGRHPLLVATDLRRPAAVAQLEVVGRQAGVPTFTQMGAVDPVAVAQGALQEAGRAGHDVVIIDSAGRLHLDRELMEELSRMRAAVQPAQVLLTLDAMTGQDAVTMAEQFATQVGIDGLILTKLDGDARGGAALSVVAVTGRPILFAGVGERVEALEPFHPERMAARILGMGDILTLVEKAQEAMTAEAAEALERKLRRGEWTLSDFLEQLRQLRTMGPVDQLLELIPGLGRLRAQAAVDERQLARVEAMINSMTPEERRNPAVINASRRRRIARGSGVTVQEVNRLLRQFEEARQLVKQAEAMGRRARRLPRGGWTWP; from the coding sequence ATGTTTGAGACGCTGCAGGCCCGGCTGGGGGAGATCTTTCGGCGCCTCAGCGGCCGCGGGTACCTCAAGGCGGAGGACGTGGACGCCGTGCTGCGCGAGGTGCGGCTGGCCCTCCTGGAGGCGGACGTGCACTTCGCCGTGGCCCGCGACTTCGTGGCCAGCGTGCGGCAGCGGGCGGTGGGCCAGGAGATCTGGAAGAGCCTCTCCCCGGCCCAGCAGGTGGTCAAGATCGTCCACGAGGAGCTGACCCGCCTGCTGGGCGGGTCGCAGCGGGAGCTGCGCTTTGCCCCCAGGCCGCCTTCGGTGTTTATGCTGGTGGGCCTGCACGGCACGGGCAAGACCACCACCGCGGCCAAGCTGGCCCACCACCTAAAGCGGCGGGGCCGCCATCCTCTGCTGGTGGCCACCGACCTGCGCCGCCCGGCAGCGGTGGCCCAGCTGGAGGTGGTGGGCAGGCAGGCCGGGGTGCCCACCTTCACTCAAATGGGAGCCGTCGACCCGGTGGCCGTGGCCCAGGGGGCACTGCAGGAGGCGGGACGTGCCGGACACGACGTGGTCATCATCGACTCCGCCGGCCGCCTCCACCTGGACCGGGAGTTGATGGAGGAGCTGTCCCGGATGCGCGCCGCCGTGCAGCCTGCCCAGGTCCTTTTGACCCTGGACGCCATGACCGGTCAGGACGCGGTGACCATGGCTGAGCAGTTCGCGACACAGGTGGGCATAGACGGGTTGATCCTGACCAAGCTGGACGGCGACGCCCGCGGCGGGGCGGCGCTCTCGGTGGTGGCGGTCACCGGCCGGCCCATCCTTTTCGCCGGCGTGGGTGAGCGGGTGGAAGCCCTGGAGCCGTTCCATCCGGAGCGCATGGCTGCCCGCATCCTGGGCATGGGCGACATCCTCACCCTCGTCGAGAAGGCCCAGGAGGCCATGACCGCCGAGGCGGCAGAGGCGCTGGAGCGCAAGCTGCGCCGCGGCGAGTGGACGCTTTCGGATTTTCTGGAGCAGTTGCGCCAGCTGCGCACCATGGGCCCTGTGGACCAGCTCCTGGAGCTGATTCCCGGTCTGGGGCGGCTGCGCGCCCAGGCGGCTGTCGACGAGCGGCAACTGGCGCGCGTCGAAGCCATGATCAACTCCATGACCCCGGAGGAGCGGCGCAACCCGGCGGTGATCAACGCCAGCCGACGGCGCCGCATCGCCCGGGGCTCGGGGGTGACGGTGCAGGAGGTGAACCGGTTGCTGCGACAGTTCGAGGAAGCCCGGCAGCTGGTCAAGCAGGCAGAAGCCATGGGGAGGCGCGCTAGACGCCTTCCCCGGGGAGGCTGGACATGGCCGTAA
- a CDS encoding sigma factor-like helix-turn-helix DNA-binding protein produces the protein MDDRLGDRLHINRLFDVYGGLLTSRQQRLMRLYYHDDLSLGEIAQRLRITRQAVYDSLQRAVGELRRLERHLGLVRRRFGALR, from the coding sequence CTGGACGACCGGCTGGGAGATCGGCTGCACATCAATCGCCTCTTCGATGTCTACGGCGGGCTGCTCACCTCCAGGCAGCAGCGGCTGATGCGCCTCTACTACCACGACGACCTCTCGCTGGGCGAGATCGCCCAGCGGTTGCGGATCACCCGCCAAGCAGTGTACGACAGCCTGCAGCGCGCGGTGGGGGAGCTGCGGCGCCTGGAGCGGCACCTGGGCCTGGTGCGGCGCCGCTTCGGAGCCCTGCGGTGA
- a CDS encoding glycosyltransferase encodes MDILMIVDSYLPYISGVVTSVAAFTRALRADGHRVVIAAPRYPGHRDDDPDIIRLPSLPAPGTPAFRLLLPLPGRLLRDPRVQAADVVHVHGPFLAGTLGGAVARRLRRPLVFTHHTLYDQYVHYVPLLPAVLTRPAARRWVRAFANRCDLVIAPSEVIRARLRELQVTARIEVLPTAGIDPRQLGRLPWGEVRARYGIPPQAPLLVSVSRLAPEKSVDLVLRAFQQVAEPWGAYLLIVGDGPSAGDLRRLAGDLGIAGRVRFTGALPHLAALAAMSAGDLFVLASQTETQGVVLVEAMAVGLPVVAVARAGAAEVVRDGEAGVLVEPAPEALAAAVRRLLAEPARRAEMSRRAHEIAAGYAVPTLARRLAALYQSARAQVDRTPQRT; translated from the coding sequence ATGGATATCCTCATGATCGTCGACTCCTACCTGCCCTATATCAGCGGCGTGGTCACCTCTGTGGCGGCCTTCACCCGCGCCCTGCGCGCCGACGGTCATCGCGTGGTCATTGCCGCACCCCGCTATCCCGGCCACCGCGACGACGATCCTGACATCATCCGCCTGCCGTCGCTGCCCGCTCCGGGCACTCCGGCGTTCAGGCTGCTCCTGCCGCTGCCGGGCCGCCTCTTGCGGGACCCCCGGGTGCAGGCGGCGGACGTGGTGCACGTCCACGGGCCCTTTCTGGCCGGCACCCTGGGCGGGGCGGTGGCGCGCCGCCTGCGCCGCCCGCTGGTCTTCACGCACCACACGCTCTACGACCAGTATGTGCACTACGTTCCCCTTCTCCCGGCGGTACTGACCCGGCCGGCCGCGCGGCGCTGGGTGCGGGCGTTTGCCAACCGGTGCGACCTGGTGATCGCCCCATCAGAGGTGATCCGCGCGCGGCTGCGCGAGCTGCAGGTCACCGCGCGCATCGAGGTGCTGCCCACCGCCGGGATTGACCCCCGGCAGCTCGGCCGGCTCCCCTGGGGGGAGGTGCGGGCCCGCTACGGGATCCCGCCGCAGGCCCCCCTGCTGGTCTCGGTGAGCCGGCTGGCCCCGGAGAAGAGCGTCGACCTAGTGCTGCGAGCCTTTCAGCAGGTGGCGGAGCCCTGGGGGGCGTATCTCCTTATCGTTGGGGACGGGCCCTCCGCCGGGGATCTCCGGCGCCTGGCCGGCGACCTGGGGATTGCCGGACGGGTCCGCTTCACCGGCGCTTTGCCCCATCTGGCCGCGCTGGCGGCGATGTCTGCCGGGGACCTCTTCGTCTTGGCCTCGCAGACGGAGACGCAGGGGGTCGTCCTGGTGGAGGCGATGGCGGTGGGGCTGCCGGTGGTGGCGGTGGCGCGGGCGGGCGCCGCCGAGGTCGTGCGCGACGGGGAGGCGGGAGTGCTCGTCGAGCCGGCACCGGAGGCGCTGGCAGCGGCTGTGCGGCGGCTGCTGGCCGAGCCCGCGCGTCGGGCCGAGATGAGCCGCCGCGCCCACGAGATTGCCGCCGGGTACGCCGTCCCCACGCTGGCCCGGCGGCTGGCCGCGCTGTACCAGTCGGCACGCGCACAGGTAGACAGAACGCCCCAACGGACCTGA
- the rimM gene encoding ribosome maturation factor RimM (Essential for efficient processing of 16S rRNA) — translation MPAGTAPPTRLIIGRITRPHGVRGEVKVRPETDFPQRFARLRRVLLLDQREATAREAAVEAVRHQGEVVLLKLAGVDDLEAARALQGWAVAVPWEERVPLPQDSYYLVEVLGLRVRTPSGEVLGTVTEVLRTAAHDVYRVAGEAGEVFVPATREVVRAVDLERGEMVVVLPEGLL, via the coding sequence ATGCCGGCCGGGACAGCCCCGCCGACGAGGCTGATCATCGGCCGGATCACCCGGCCGCATGGAGTGCGCGGCGAGGTCAAGGTTCGCCCTGAGACCGACTTCCCCCAGCGGTTTGCCCGCCTGCGGCGCGTGCTGCTGCTGGACCAGCGGGAAGCGACCGCGCGAGAGGCGGCGGTGGAGGCGGTGCGACACCAGGGAGAGGTGGTCCTGCTGAAGCTGGCCGGGGTGGACGATCTGGAGGCGGCGCGTGCGCTGCAGGGGTGGGCCGTGGCCGTGCCCTGGGAGGAGCGCGTGCCGCTGCCCCAGGACAGCTACTACCTGGTGGAGGTGCTGGGGCTGCGCGTGCGCACCCCATCCGGCGAGGTGCTGGGTACGGTGACCGAGGTGCTGCGCACCGCGGCGCATGACGTGTACCGCGTGGCCGGGGAGGCGGGGGAGGTGTTCGTCCCGGCGACGCGGGAGGTGGTGCGTGCGGTGGACCTGGAGCGGGGCGAAATGGTGGTGGTCCTCCCGGAGGGGCTGCTGTAG
- a CDS encoding methyltransferase translates to MSVHYFSPAPQVGHRLREVAVTLRGRTFRLLTDRAVFAGRGVDRGTRLLVETMEVRPDDVVLDLGCGYGVIGLVAATLAPGGHAHLVDINARAADLARENAARNRVDNVTVHQGDGVEPVRGIAFDLVLTNPPIRAGRAAVLRLVAGAHAVLRPGGRLRFVARTAQGARTLARYVGALFGNVREVARGGGFRVYEAIRERSDV, encoded by the coding sequence GTGAGCGTCCACTACTTTAGCCCGGCGCCGCAGGTGGGCCACCGGCTGCGTGAGGTCGCCGTCACCCTGCGGGGGCGGACCTTCCGCCTCCTCACCGACCGTGCCGTCTTCGCCGGTCGCGGGGTGGATCGCGGCACCCGGCTGCTGGTCGAGACCATGGAGGTGCGGCCGGACGACGTGGTCCTCGACCTGGGGTGCGGCTACGGGGTGATCGGTCTGGTGGCAGCCACCCTGGCCCCAGGGGGCCACGCTCACCTGGTGGACATCAATGCACGGGCCGCCGACCTGGCGCGGGAGAACGCTGCGCGCAACCGGGTGGATAACGTTACGGTGCACCAGGGGGACGGGGTGGAGCCGGTGCGCGGCATCGCCTTCGACCTGGTCCTGACCAACCCGCCGATCCGCGCCGGACGGGCCGCAGTGCTGCGCCTGGTTGCCGGCGCGCACGCGGTGCTGCGGCCGGGGGGGCGCCTGCGCTTCGTGGCTCGCACAGCACAGGGGGCGCGCACCCTGGCGCGTTACGTGGGCGCGCTCTTCGGCAACGTGCGGGAGGTGGCCAGGGGCGGAGGCTTCCGCGTGTACGAGGCCATCCGGGAGCGGTCCGATGTTTGA
- a CDS encoding KH domain-containing protein, which yields MKALVEFIARELVNHPEAVEVHVRQDERGLRLELRVAPEDVGKVIGRQGRVARALRTVVRAAALRAGQRVTVEIAR from the coding sequence GTGAAGGCCCTGGTGGAGTTCATCGCCCGGGAGCTGGTCAACCATCCCGAGGCGGTAGAGGTGCATGTGCGGCAGGACGAGCGCGGCCTGCGCCTGGAGCTGCGCGTGGCCCCCGAGGATGTGGGCAAGGTGATCGGCCGGCAGGGCCGCGTCGCCCGGGCGCTGCGCACCGTGGTCAGGGCTGCCGCGCTGCGGGCCGGGCAGCGGGTCACCGTGGAGATTGCCCGCTAG
- the rpsP gene encoding 30S ribosomal protein S16, producing the protein MAVKIRLMRLGGKHKPFYRLVVADSRAPRSGKYIEAIGFYNPTTDPSTIKVDEARAIEWLRKGARPSDAARVLLQRSGVWQKWTDRKKAPART; encoded by the coding sequence ATGGCCGTAAAGATCCGTTTGATGCGCCTGGGGGGAAAGCACAAGCCATTTTACCGCCTGGTGGTGGCCGACTCGCGTGCGCCGCGCAGCGGCAAGTACATTGAGGCCATCGGGTTCTACAATCCCACCACCGATCCCTCCACCATCAAGGTGGACGAGGCCCGGGCCATAGAGTGGCTGCGCAAGGGCGCCCGCCCGTCCGATGCCGCTCGGGTGCTGTTGCAGCGCAGCGGAGTGTGGCAGAAGTGGACGGACCGGAAGAAGGCCCCCGCGCGGACGTGA
- the smc gene encoding chromosome segregation protein SMC yields MHLKRLELAGFKTFADRTELEFHPGITAIVGPNGSGKSNLCEAIRWVLGEQNARALRGTRTEDFIFAGSARRRAHGLAQAALVLDNATGRFPLEFSEIAITRRATRGGEGEYLLNGVPCRLRDIQMLFLGTGLGGRSYALIGQGEVEEVLNASPQERRLLLEEAAGLAGYKRRRQESLRRLERAAAHLQRVGDLLAELRARYARLTEQAEAARQHRACTEEARALEVALLADEARRLRQSLQRTAAQVAAAHARLAELQQRVEAARGEAARHQQAREALTHAWEAQQRRLLEAVRAQAAAGSAVDRVEARLAAQRQEGERLRAEAARLAAEMARIDAELAALGRDREVVAQEVGALHSHLEAQRAALRAEEARTESWHRELETLEARRSELEAARQQLAAELAALEARRQVLGRQRTTLSERRNRLQEHLAALEAEEERLQERTAEARMALQRHQERQTALAARTRRLDAERAEVGEKLAAAEARGARLESRLQALEEAAEQLVGYEEGARTLLAAKRADPVRFGSILGALVDHIAVDPRYRPAVEAALGRRLFCLLTAGTEALRDALAYVRADGRGPVSFLPLDRLASRHPGGPLPQVRGVLGGAAGFVSAQGKARTAVDVLLGDVVVVEDLDVALGLMAGGYRGRAVTLHGELVSPDGVISVRGNGNGHASPLARRDASEETRRELEALAGVLGALRTRQEALVQETEEARCQAASLEEERGRLERDLAEAEGALAAIAREQARLPREVGEVTDEMVALAAALDDVGAGADRLRAQDEALQAAAREVETQLAERRRAWEGRAAALAQLQQESEEVRIRLAELEATRQAQAVRQRDLAAEREDLAGRRTQILAEESGAAAEASRLAAELAAAREAHACAAREQAALQGELAVLEQQRQVHEAAAVAAQEAAGRAEEQARAAEAALHRAELRAAQAEAEWAATERRLAESGLVWEQVEETSLPLPREEAWARLEALREMVAALGAVNLRAIQEQEELGGRIDRLTRQVADIEAARAALQQLVDRLDGILRFRFGETFAAVNDEFARLFLRLFEGGSAHLELVQEAPGEDPGLEVVVRLPGKPPRSLAALSGGERVLVALALLFAMLRVHPSPFCVFDEVEAALDDANTRRFTTLLRELAQSTQIIIVTHNKGTMEAADVLYGVTMQEPGVSSILSVRLGEPQVERRSVEPARAAR; encoded by the coding sequence GTGCACCTGAAGCGGCTGGAGCTGGCCGGCTTCAAGACCTTTGCCGACCGCACGGAGCTGGAGTTTCACCCCGGCATCACCGCCATTGTCGGCCCCAACGGCAGCGGCAAGAGCAACCTCTGTGAGGCCATCCGCTGGGTCCTGGGTGAGCAGAACGCCCGCGCTCTGCGCGGGACCCGCACCGAGGATTTCATCTTCGCCGGCTCGGCGCGGCGTCGCGCCCACGGGCTGGCGCAGGCCGCCCTGGTTCTGGACAACGCCACGGGGCGCTTCCCCCTGGAGTTCTCCGAGATCGCCATCACCCGACGCGCCACGCGCGGCGGGGAGGGGGAGTACCTCCTGAACGGGGTGCCCTGCCGGCTGCGCGACATCCAGATGCTCTTCCTGGGGACCGGCCTGGGCGGGCGGTCCTACGCCCTGATCGGCCAGGGCGAGGTGGAAGAGGTCCTCAACGCCTCCCCCCAGGAGCGCCGCCTGCTGCTGGAGGAGGCCGCCGGGCTGGCCGGTTACAAGCGTCGCCGTCAGGAGAGCCTGCGGCGCCTGGAGCGCGCTGCGGCGCACCTGCAGCGGGTAGGAGACCTGCTGGCGGAGCTCCGGGCCCGGTACGCCCGGCTGACCGAGCAGGCCGAGGCGGCGCGGCAGCACCGCGCCTGTACCGAGGAGGCCCGTGCGCTGGAGGTGGCGCTGCTGGCCGACGAGGCCCGTCGCCTGCGGCAGAGCCTGCAGCGCACCGCCGCGCAGGTGGCCGCTGCTCATGCGCGGCTGGCCGAGCTGCAACAGCGGGTGGAAGCGGCACGCGGCGAGGCCGCCCGGCACCAGCAGGCGCGCGAGGCGCTGACGCACGCCTGGGAAGCGCAGCAGCGCCGCCTGCTGGAGGCGGTCCGCGCTCAGGCAGCCGCGGGCAGCGCCGTGGACCGGGTGGAAGCGCGCCTGGCTGCGCAGCGGCAGGAGGGGGAGCGGCTGCGCGCAGAGGCCGCGCGCCTTGCTGCCGAGATGGCGCGGATCGACGCCGAGCTGGCCGCTCTGGGCCGTGACCGGGAGGTCGTGGCCCAGGAGGTGGGGGCGCTGCACAGCCACCTGGAAGCGCAACGGGCGGCGCTGCGCGCGGAGGAAGCACGGACAGAGTCCTGGCACCGAGAGCTGGAGACTCTGGAGGCGCGGCGAAGCGAGCTGGAGGCAGCCCGGCAGCAACTGGCCGCCGAGCTGGCGGCGCTGGAGGCGCGGCGGCAGGTGCTGGGGCGCCAGCGGACCACCCTGTCCGAACGGCGGAACCGGCTGCAGGAGCACTTAGCGGCGTTGGAGGCTGAAGAGGAGCGGCTGCAGGAGCGGACGGCGGAAGCGCGGATGGCCTTGCAGCGTCACCAGGAGCGGCAGACGGCGCTTGCCGCAAGGACTCGCCGGCTGGACGCAGAACGAGCGGAGGTCGGAGAGAAGCTGGCGGCCGCGGAGGCCCGTGGGGCCCGTCTGGAGTCGCGCCTTCAGGCGCTGGAGGAGGCCGCGGAGCAGCTTGTCGGCTACGAGGAAGGCGCGCGCACGCTGCTGGCCGCCAAGCGGGCCGATCCCGTCCGATTCGGCAGCATCCTGGGGGCGCTCGTTGACCACATCGCCGTGGACCCGCGCTACCGGCCCGCGGTGGAGGCGGCGCTGGGCCGCCGGCTCTTCTGCCTCCTCACCGCCGGCACGGAGGCCCTGCGCGACGCCCTGGCATACGTGCGGGCGGACGGGCGGGGGCCGGTGTCCTTCCTCCCGTTGGACCGTCTCGCCTCCAGGCATCCCGGCGGCCCTTTGCCCCAGGTCCGCGGTGTGCTGGGCGGCGCCGCTGGGTTCGTCAGCGCGCAGGGGAAGGCCCGTACGGCAGTGGACGTCCTGCTGGGCGATGTGGTCGTGGTGGAGGACCTGGACGTGGCGCTGGGTCTGATGGCGGGGGGATACCGTGGGCGCGCGGTCACCCTGCACGGCGAGCTGGTTTCCCCCGACGGCGTGATCTCTGTGCGGGGCAACGGGAACGGTCATGCCTCCCCGCTGGCGCGGCGGGACGCCAGCGAGGAGACCCGGCGGGAGCTGGAGGCGCTGGCCGGGGTCCTGGGGGCGCTGCGGACACGCCAGGAGGCCCTCGTTCAGGAGACCGAAGAGGCGCGGTGTCAGGCGGCGTCCCTGGAGGAGGAGCGAGGACGACTGGAGCGCGATCTGGCCGAGGCGGAGGGAGCGCTGGCGGCGATAGCCCGCGAACAGGCCCGCCTGCCGCGGGAGGTCGGCGAGGTCACAGACGAGATGGTGGCTCTGGCCGCAGCGCTGGACGATGTGGGGGCGGGCGCGGACCGGCTGCGGGCCCAGGACGAGGCGCTGCAGGCCGCCGCCAGAGAGGTGGAGACGCAGCTCGCCGAGCGGCGGCGGGCCTGGGAAGGACGCGCCGCCGCCCTGGCCCAGCTGCAGCAGGAGAGTGAGGAGGTCCGCATTCGCCTGGCCGAGCTGGAGGCGACGCGCCAGGCGCAGGCGGTGCGCCAGCGAGACCTGGCCGCAGAGCGTGAGGACCTGGCAGGGCGACGGACGCAGATCCTCGCCGAGGAATCAGGCGCGGCCGCGGAGGCGTCCCGTCTGGCCGCGGAGCTCGCCGCCGCCCGCGAGGCGCATGCCTGCGCCGCGCGGGAGCAGGCGGCGCTGCAGGGAGAGCTGGCCGTGTTGGAGCAGCAGCGGCAGGTCCACGAGGCTGCCGCAGTGGCCGCGCAAGAGGCGGCCGGCCGGGCAGAGGAGCAGGCGCGGGCGGCGGAGGCCGCGCTGCACCGGGCGGAGCTCCGGGCAGCGCAGGCCGAGGCGGAGTGGGCAGCGACGGAGCGACGACTTGCGGAAAGCGGGCTTGTATGGGAGCAGGTGGAGGAGACGTCGCTCCCGCTGCCGCGGGAGGAGGCGTGGGCCCGGCTGGAGGCGCTGCGGGAGATGGTGGCGGCGCTGGGTGCGGTGAACCTGCGGGCAATCCAGGAGCAGGAGGAACTGGGAGGTCGCATCGACCGCCTCACTCGCCAGGTGGCCGACATCGAGGCGGCCCGCGCCGCGCTGCAGCAACTGGTCGACCGCCTGGACGGTATCCTGCGCTTCCGCTTTGGGGAGACGTTTGCCGCCGTCAACGACGAGTTCGCCCGGCTGTTCCTGCGCCTCTTCGAGGGAGGGTCTGCGCACCTGGAGCTGGTGCAGGAGGCTCCCGGGGAGGATCCCGGGCTGGAGGTGGTGGTCCGCCTGCCGGGCAAGCCGCCGCGGTCGCTGGCGGCCCTCTCCGGGGGGGAGCGGGTGCTGGTGGCGCTGGCGCTGCTCTTTGCCATGCTGCGCGTCCACCCCAGCCCCTTCTGCGTCTTTGACGAAGTGGAGGCGGCTCTGGACGACGCCAACACGCGGCGCTTCACCACGCTGCTGCGGGAGCTGGCCCAGAGCACGCAGATCATCATCGTCACCCACAACAAGGGGACGATGGAGGCGGCGGATGTCCTCTACGGGGTGACCATGCAGGAGCCTGGCGTGTCCTCGATCCTCTCGGTGCGCCTGGGCGAGCCGCAGGTGGAGCGCCGCTCCGTGGAGCCGGCGCGGGCCGCCCGCTAG
- a CDS encoding DUF402 domain-containing protein, whose protein sequence is MSALPVFQEVKRRPDGRQEVFCCRLLAREGQAVILHYRLTVPWTVGGLRLEPGDETIAYYWTDRPYNVYHWLRSDGWTAGVYFNAARDTVVSADRVEWTDLGLDLLVLPGGRAVWVDEEDLTALAPADQKAARRARERIEADYRTLLAWVEERSAALRAQVRASR, encoded by the coding sequence GTGTCTGCTCTGCCCGTTTTCCAGGAGGTGAAGCGGCGGCCCGACGGCCGGCAGGAGGTCTTTTGCTGCCGGCTGCTGGCGCGGGAAGGCCAGGCGGTCATCCTGCACTACCGTCTGACCGTTCCCTGGACCGTAGGCGGGTTGCGCCTGGAGCCGGGCGACGAGACCATCGCCTACTACTGGACCGACCGGCCCTATAACGTCTACCACTGGCTGCGTTCCGACGGGTGGACCGCCGGGGTGTACTTCAACGCCGCGCGAGACACCGTCGTGTCCGCCGACCGCGTGGAGTGGACCGACCTGGGGCTGGACCTGCTGGTCCTCCCCGGCGGTCGGGCGGTGTGGGTGGATGAGGAGGACCTGACCGCCCTGGCGCCCGCCGACCAGAAGGCCGCGCGCCGCGCCAGGGAGCGGATCGAGGCGGACTACCGGACGCTGCTGGCCTGGGTGGAGGAGCGCAGCGCCGCCCTGCGGGCGCAGGTACGGGCGTCCCGCTGA